Part of the Terriglobales bacterium genome is shown below.
TGGCAGGAGACGGCGACCAGGAAGTTCCTGGTTTCTCGTTTCGAGTTTCTAGAAAACGCTCTCCAGATCCCGCGCGCCTCGTCGGGGGAGAGGTCCTCCGAGGGGAGATGCACGCCGTCGAGGCCGGCGGCCAGGGCGATATCGAGACGCGCGTTCACCAGCAGGCAGGCGGGGCGGCGGCCCAGCGGCGGCGGCGTCATGCGGACCAGGGCGCGGGCCTCGCGCGCCAGGTGCTCGAGTTCGCGCGCCGACAGGTCCTTCTCGCGCAACTGGATATAGTCCACGCCCGCGCGCGCCGCTTCCGCGATCTTGGCCATGAGCCGGCGACGGCGCTCCTCCTCATCACCGGGGAACTGGCGGCGATCCGTGATGTAGTAGAGAAGCATGACCTCCACATGGACCGATCACCCGATGGCCCGATGACCCGATGTCTAGGGCGGCCGGGTCTTGGCGATGCCGGGCGCGGTGTCTTCCTGTTTGGGGTGCGGGGCCTCGAGGTGGAACTTGGTGAGGCCGTCGCGCAGGCGCTGGAAGCCCTCTTCCGGGGTATCGACCATGCGGAACAGGTCGAGGTCCTCGGGGGAGATGGTGCCGGCGTCCACCAGCGCCTGGAAGTTGACGACGCGGTTCCAGTACTCGCTGCCGTAGATAATGACCAGGATCTTCTTGGCCAGCTTGTCGGTCTGCGCCAGGGTGAGCAGCTCGAAGAGCTCGTCCAGGGTGCCGAAGCCTCCGGGAAAGATGACCAGGGCCTTGGCCAGGTAGGCGAACCAGAACTTGCGCATGAAGAAGTAGTGGAACTCGAAGTTGAGGCCGGGGCTGATGTAGGGGTTGGGCATCTGCTCGTAGGGGAGGCGGATGTTGAGGCCGACGGTCTTGCCGCCGGCCTCGCGGGCTCCGCGGTTGGCGGCCTCCATGATGCCGGGGCCCCCGCCGGAGGTCACGACGAAGCGGTGGCGCCGGCCGGGCAGATGGATGGACCACTCCGTCAGCAGGCGGGCGAGGCGGCGCGCGTCCTCGTAGTAGCGCGCCATCTTGAGGTCGGTGCGGGCGCGGTCGAGCTGGGTGCGCTGGGCGGGAGCG
Proteins encoded:
- a CDS encoding thiamine phosphate synthase — encoded protein: MLLYYITDRRQFPGDEEERRRRLMAKIAEAARAGVDYIQLREKDLSARELEHLAREARALVRMTPPPLGRRPACLLVNARLDIALAAGLDGVHLPSEDLSPDEARGIWRAFSRNSKRETRNFLVAVSCHSVAAVRRADQQGADFVVFGPVFEKVAARARPGVGLPELRLACHDEPALDPRTAASYSRFMPVLAVGGVTPEKAAACLEAGAAGLAAIRLFQENDVAALVRQLRGSTAPAAPSGPPPAATI
- a CDS encoding TIGR00730 family Rossman fold protein yields the protein MANEPTLGPAPLAYENKGFLDSPDARILRLLAEYNEPLSRFRKERIQDTVVFFGSARVHAQAHAESAVQLLEQPSSHAPIAPAQRTQLDRARTDLKMARYYEDARRLARLLTEWSIHLPGRRHRFVVTSGGGPGIMEAANRGAREAGGKTVGLNIRLPYEQMPNPYISPGLNFEFHYFFMRKFWFAYLAKALVIFPGGFGTLDELFELLTLAQTDKLAKKILVIIYGSEYWNRVVNFQALVDAGTISPEDLDLFRMVDTPEEGFQRLRDGLTKFHLEAPHPKQEDTAPGIAKTRPP